Proteins encoded within one genomic window of Amorphoplanes friuliensis DSM 7358:
- a CDS encoding ArnT family glycosyltransferase: MTVDLEETPTTDTPPPSRRRPRWLVPLLVLVLLGQMAAAMVVTAVQQTPTIDEPVYVGTAVTYLEQRSLRYNPEHPPLGKLIIAAGLAFADPQLDPAFRGNQSELGRHVLYEAGNDPYELMFLARLPMIILTLLFGLVVFAFARDLTGPAGGLVALALYAFSPDVITHGSLATLDVPAIGFLLTAVWLAWRARSRPYLYLPLAGVALGAALATRMSVLPAVPVLMLLAFLALKRWRGVAAAAGVTVIAFVVVWVVYLAVDPRLTWIEPTGMTPVHGLRGLLVDWLPVPEPYRDGMRIQFAFEDNTFTGFLFGRLYQGGLWYYLPAALLVKTPIGMLLLWLGGTVAMLATPRLRVAALYLVLPAGLLFAVAMTGARDFGTRYAIFMPIFGAVVAAAVVTVRWRWAQITTAVLVLFVAVSSLRTFPYYLPYSNEAFGGPSQTHLRLHDSNVDWGQDLGRLADRLRERYPGERVWLVYKGAGVPSAYGIEAANPLAVPESEVRGLLVVSDSAQAKATGRLKKLIAGSGEPIDDVGHSMTVYRR; encoded by the coding sequence GTGACCGTGGACCTCGAGGAGACGCCGACCACCGACACGCCGCCGCCGTCACGGCGCCGGCCGCGCTGGCTCGTCCCGCTGCTGGTCCTGGTGCTGCTCGGTCAGATGGCGGCCGCCATGGTGGTCACCGCGGTGCAGCAGACCCCGACGATCGACGAACCCGTGTACGTCGGCACGGCCGTCACCTATCTCGAGCAGCGCAGCCTCCGCTACAACCCGGAGCACCCGCCGCTGGGCAAGCTGATCATCGCCGCCGGTCTGGCATTCGCGGACCCGCAGCTCGATCCGGCGTTCCGCGGCAACCAGTCCGAGCTCGGCCGGCACGTGCTCTACGAGGCCGGCAACGACCCGTACGAGCTGATGTTCCTGGCCCGGCTCCCGATGATCATCCTGACGCTGCTGTTCGGCCTGGTGGTGTTCGCGTTCGCCCGTGACCTCACCGGCCCGGCCGGCGGGCTCGTCGCCCTCGCCCTGTACGCGTTCTCACCCGACGTGATCACGCACGGTTCGCTGGCCACGCTCGACGTGCCGGCGATCGGCTTCCTGCTGACCGCGGTCTGGCTGGCGTGGCGGGCGCGTTCCCGGCCGTACCTGTATCTGCCGCTGGCCGGGGTGGCCCTCGGTGCCGCTCTGGCCACCCGGATGAGTGTGCTGCCCGCCGTGCCGGTGCTGATGCTGCTGGCCTTCCTCGCGCTGAAGCGGTGGCGGGGTGTCGCCGCCGCGGCCGGAGTCACCGTCATCGCGTTCGTGGTGGTCTGGGTGGTCTATCTGGCCGTCGACCCGCGGCTGACCTGGATCGAGCCGACCGGGATGACACCGGTGCACGGTCTGCGGGGGCTGCTGGTCGACTGGCTGCCGGTGCCGGAGCCCTACCGCGACGGCATGCGGATCCAGTTCGCCTTCGAGGACAACACGTTCACCGGCTTCCTGTTCGGGCGGCTCTACCAGGGCGGGCTCTGGTACTACCTGCCGGCGGCGCTGCTGGTGAAGACGCCGATCGGGATGCTGCTGCTGTGGCTGGGCGGGACCGTCGCGATGCTGGCCACGCCGCGCCTGCGGGTCGCGGCGCTCTACCTGGTGCTGCCCGCCGGTCTGCTCTTCGCTGTCGCGATGACCGGCGCCCGCGACTTCGGCACCCGGTACGCGATCTTCATGCCGATCTTCGGTGCCGTGGTCGCGGCAGCCGTCGTGACGGTCCGGTGGCGCTGGGCGCAGATCACCACGGCGGTGCTGGTCCTTTTCGTGGCGGTCAGTTCGCTGCGCACGTTCCCGTACTACCTGCCGTACTCGAACGAGGCGTTCGGCGGCCCGTCGCAGACCCACCTGCGACTGCATGACTCGAACGTCGACTGGGGTCAGGACCTCGGCCGGCTCGCGGACCGCCTGCGGGAGCGGTACCCCGGAGAGCGGGTCTGGCTCGTCTACAAGGGCGCGGGGGTGCCGTCCGCGTACGGCATCGAGGCGGCGAACCCGCTGGCTGTCCCCGAGTCCGAGGTCCGCGGCCTGCTCGTGGTGTCGGACAGTGCCCAGGCCAAGGCCACGGGCCGGCTGAAGAAGCTCATAGCCGGCAGCGGCGAGCCGATCGACGACGTCGGTCATTCGATGACCGTCTATCGCCGCTGA
- a CDS encoding sugar phosphate isomerase/epimerase family protein, translating to MDKISDGTPLDAATRRRLTRRGILMASAGAAAALGAAGMNVLQTDAPAVAGRELHPEPLIPGRNRGIILYSVRDRIAAAPDSSGVPYGFERVLARLAELGYKEIEFAGYNQSTEILGRQITPAEIRKILDDNGLVANGTHAQINAATFEQQMDIAQTLGMRNIGTGSDPANSSYTADWDAAADLWNDLGRRARARGLRLYTHNHDTAYSFLLDSGPLDAAGKPTRSSGTRRLEYFFRKTDPRYVFFELDIYWAYVARFKHQKYVDRGGVERTDLFDPILNVTSRSKRFPLFHAKDGDRDSAQANGYVMTPLGEGDINFQQFFATIGDPEYRHANWEQDTAPGGAANPAQSLDFAALSYRNMADLTIYQR from the coding sequence ATGGACAAGATCTCGGACGGCACGCCGCTGGACGCGGCCACCCGTCGCCGGCTCACGCGGCGCGGCATCCTGATGGCTTCGGCGGGCGCGGCAGCCGCGCTCGGCGCCGCCGGGATGAACGTGCTCCAGACCGACGCCCCCGCGGTCGCCGGCCGGGAGCTGCACCCGGAGCCGCTGATCCCGGGCCGTAACCGCGGCATCATTCTCTACAGCGTCCGCGACCGGATCGCCGCTGCGCCGGACAGCAGTGGCGTCCCGTACGGCTTCGAGCGTGTCCTCGCCCGGCTCGCCGAGCTCGGGTACAAGGAGATCGAGTTCGCGGGGTACAACCAGAGCACCGAGATCCTCGGCCGGCAGATCACCCCCGCGGAGATCCGCAAGATCCTCGACGACAACGGCCTGGTCGCCAACGGCACCCACGCGCAGATCAACGCGGCGACGTTCGAGCAGCAGATGGACATCGCGCAGACGCTGGGCATGCGCAACATCGGCACGGGCAGCGACCCGGCCAACAGCAGCTACACGGCCGACTGGGACGCCGCCGCGGACCTCTGGAACGACCTCGGGCGCCGCGCCCGGGCGCGGGGGCTGCGGCTCTACACGCACAACCACGACACCGCGTACTCGTTCCTGCTCGACAGCGGCCCGCTCGATGCCGCCGGCAAGCCGACCCGGTCGTCCGGCACGCGCCGGCTCGAGTACTTCTTCCGGAAGACCGACCCGCGGTACGTGTTCTTCGAGCTGGACATCTACTGGGCGTACGTCGCGCGCTTCAAGCACCAGAAGTACGTCGACCGCGGTGGTGTGGAGCGTACCGACCTCTTCGACCCGATCCTGAACGTCACGTCGCGCAGCAAGCGGTTCCCGCTCTTCCACGCCAAGGACGGCGACCGGGACAGCGCCCAGGCCAACGGCTACGTGATGACCCCGCTGGGCGAGGGCGACATCAACTTCCAGCAGTTCTTCGCCACCATCGGCGACCCGGAGTACCGCCACGCCAACTGGGAGCAGGACACGGCTCCGGGTGGTGCGGCCAACCCGGCGCAGTCCCTGGACTTCGCGGCTCTGTCGTACCGCAACATGGCGGACCTGACGATCTACCAGCGCTGA
- a CDS encoding NAD(P)H-dependent flavin oxidoreductase: MLPDLARPVLVAPMAGGPSTTALVRAAADAGATGFLAAGYKTPEVVEAEVGTLRAAGVPYGLNIFVPMPRLDDPAPIERYRRELQPEADRYGVELPAIRGADDDHFAAKVEIAVSAAVPLVSFTFGVPDRGVVRALRDAGSTVLITVTGVDEARRALAAGPDLLIAQAGTAGGHAATTDPREYRGTSVATGLLPEILAVSGVPVVAAGGTGTAADVRALLTAGAIAVQAGTAFLLADEAGTRAPQREAMLSGRHTATVVTRAFTGQPARALRNRFTDTYSASAPVGYPAIHHLTAPIRAAAAARGDAEALNLWAGTAFAAAAPGPAAHLLDRLCA; encoded by the coding sequence ATGCTGCCCGATCTCGCCCGGCCGGTCCTCGTCGCGCCGATGGCCGGCGGGCCGTCGACCACCGCCCTCGTGCGGGCCGCGGCGGACGCCGGTGCCACTGGATTCCTTGCCGCGGGGTACAAGACCCCGGAGGTGGTCGAGGCCGAGGTCGGCACGCTGCGGGCCGCCGGCGTCCCGTACGGCCTGAACATCTTCGTGCCGATGCCGCGGCTCGACGACCCGGCGCCGATCGAGCGGTACCGGCGTGAGCTGCAGCCCGAGGCCGACCGGTACGGCGTCGAGCTGCCGGCGATCCGCGGGGCCGACGACGACCACTTCGCCGCCAAGGTGGAGATCGCCGTGTCCGCCGCGGTGCCACTGGTGAGCTTTACTTTCGGCGTACCGGACAGGGGTGTGGTCCGGGCGCTGCGGGACGCGGGCTCGACCGTGCTGATCACCGTGACCGGCGTGGACGAGGCGCGCCGGGCCCTGGCCGCCGGGCCGGACCTGCTGATCGCCCAGGCCGGGACCGCCGGCGGGCACGCGGCGACCACGGATCCCCGCGAGTACCGGGGCACGTCCGTGGCCACCGGCCTGCTCCCGGAGATCCTCGCCGTGTCCGGCGTGCCGGTGGTCGCCGCGGGCGGCACCGGAACCGCGGCCGACGTCCGGGCCCTGCTCACCGCGGGCGCGATCGCGGTGCAGGCCGGTACGGCGTTCCTGCTCGCCGACGAGGCCGGGACACGAGCACCGCAGCGGGAGGCGATGCTGTCCGGCCGCCACACGGCGACCGTCGTGACGCGGGCGTTCACCGGCCAGCCCGCCCGCGCGCTGCGCAACCGCTTCACCGACACCTACTCCGCGAGCGCACCCGTGGGGTATCCGGCGATCCACCACCTCACCGCGCCGATCCGTGCGGCGGCCGCGGCGCGCGGCGATGCGGAGGCCCTGAACCTGTGGGCCGGCACCGCCTTCGCCGCGGCCGCTCCCGGACCGGCCGCGCACCTCCTCGACAGGCTGTGCGCCTGA